AGCCGTTAAATGACAGCAGAAATGGAGTTCTCTCAACCACATAAAAATCATAACAGAGACAAAAAATGGAAGAACAACAAATTTCTCTGCCAACTTTTCTCACGATCAGACATCGCAGAACAGCATAGGGCACAACTTTGTGTCCAAGACAGGACGTGGCCATGAGCTCACAGCCCACAGGCACCCAGAGAAGTACAGTTCCTTTGACTACAGATTCATCGAGGCACGCTGCTTCCCTCTTCTCCCAGCCTTGATTTCTGCTTCCTAACAATACCACTGCCTTGTAGCTCTTTACAAGTGAttagaaaagggaaagcaggaaAGTAATAATCAGTAGCAAGCATAAGGAAGCCAGTCTGCTCCATTCAGGATGGAGTCATGACCTCTGTAAATGCAAAGCTATCAAACAACTTTCTAGATGACTTGGAAACACGTCATTAGTCCCTGTCACACTGGGACTTAGCTTATTGTGGAAAAGTCATTAGCTTCTTTTCAGATTCTCTGGAGAATTTCCAAAACCTAGTCCTTGCTGTTCCTCAGGTTGTTCATATGTAATTTATTTCAGCCCTCATTAGTTAGTACAGTATGCATTGTTCTGAGCTTAAATTCGTAATTACAGTAGCACAGTAAGGCAGAGCAGTCAGATGCTCTGCCATCATGGCTTCCACTTCTAAATGGAGTTAGACAATACCACAACACTTATAATACAATAGCACCAGCCCTCCACTGAGCTTATAGGACTTACAAAAGCTTCCAAATCTAGAGCTGTTATACACAGCCAGCTCATAACATGACCATCCAACAGATCTGTTATGTGtgaattcattttaatttcacttcaaGCACTGCATTTAAAATCCCGACCTTTACCTTAAAGATCTCTttactttaataaataaataaaggataAAGTTAGTTGTTTACATCAGACTGGCTGCCTGACTCTGGAAATTATCTTCAGCAATATTCATTGCCTATTTTGTCCATGAATATTTTGTCTGGGACCACAGCTTTTAGTATTTCATTGGTGCAGCCTTGCTATAGTCTACAGTTTCACTCAGAGCCCTTCCTAACTTCTTTCTGTTAGAATGTGGCCTTCTCACATTTCTCTTCATATCACATGAGCCTTTTTCTCTGGAGACTTTACTTTTAGGTTACTGTCATAACAtaaattcatagaatggcttggattggaaggagCCTTACAGATGACCTAGTTCCCTTAGGAGACTGCATGACCTTCTATGAGGAAGCTTCCTTGTTCAAgccctttgttttgtttctaaagtaGACCTATtgcacatttaaaaacaaacaaaaaaatgcaccaCTTCAACTCCACTgaaatcaaatttaaaaataataaaaccctAAATCTTGGGTCTTAGAAAGAGATTGAGAATATTCATGTCTCCTGGTGACTTGCAGTCAGTTTTTCATAGCATTATTGTATGTGGCTGTCTTTAAGAATTTAATTCTCTCCGATGATTTATGAGGCTAGAGTTCAGAAATCTAAAGAAGTTGGTTCAGTTTTGAAAATCAAAAGATACTCGCAGTGTGGCTTTAGTACTAATATAGCTGAGTATAAAATAATGTGCctgtcttattttctttttttctttctttctctcagaaaagTTTCTGTCTGAGAAATACGCATCcactcagcaaaacaaaaacaacttttaaaggTTGTTCTCAGTAGAAACCACTCCATGCCCCATTACCTGCTTGAGTGAAACCAGACTAAAGAAGTTCTGTCATGGCAGCTtttctgctgggagctgtgctgctcattGTTCAACCTCAGATAGTGCCTTCCAGACCGGTTATAAATTCAAAGGCTGAGACTTCTGCTCAGTCTACTCAGAGAgagcttttaaagaaaacatccCAGAAAAATGACTTCAAGGAAAACATTCACTCTAATGGATCATGCCGGCAGCTGCCACAAACTATCATTATTGGAGTGAGGAAAGGTGGAACAAGAGCTTTGTTGGAGATGCTGAGTCTTCATCCTGAtattgcagcagcagaaagtgaaGTCCACTTCTTTGACTGGGAAGATCACTATAGAAATGGATTGCAGTGGTATATTAATCAAATGCCATTCTCTCATCCCCATCAGATCACCGTGGAAAAAACTCCCGCGTATTTCACATCACCTGAAGTGCCTGAAAGAGTTTATAACATGAACCAATCTATGAGACTACTCCTTATTTTAAGAGACCCAAGTGAGAGAGTACTGTCAGATTACACCCAAGTGTTCTATAACCACATGCAAAAGCACAAGCCGTATCCCTCCATCGAACAATTCCTGATTAAAGATGGTGAACTCAATGTGGACTACAAGGCAATAAACAGAAGCTTATACTACGTTCACATGCAGAACTGGTTGAAGTATTTTCCCCTTGATCATATCCACATTGTAGATGGGGATAAACTAATCAAAGATCCCTTTCCAGAAATAGAGAAGGTAGAGA
Above is a window of Meleagris gallopavo isolate NT-WF06-2002-E0010 breed Aviagen turkey brand Nicholas breeding stock chromosome 4, Turkey_5.1, whole genome shotgun sequence DNA encoding:
- the HS3ST1 gene encoding heparan sulfate glucosamine 3-O-sulfotransferase 1 encodes the protein MAAFLLGAVLLIVQPQIVPSRPVINSKAETSAQSTQRELLKKTSQKNDFKENIHSNGSCRQLPQTIIIGVRKGGTRALLEMLSLHPDIAAAESEVHFFDWEDHYRNGLQWYINQMPFSHPHQITVEKTPAYFTSPEVPERVYNMNQSMRLLLILRDPSERVLSDYTQVFYNHMQKHKPYPSIEQFLIKDGELNVDYKAINRSLYYVHMQNWLKYFPLDHIHIVDGDKLIKDPFPEIEKVERFLKLSPQINASNFYFNKTKGFYCLRDSGRERCLHESKGRAHPQVDIRLLEKLHEYFYEPNKKFFELVGRTFDWHSFVAS